The genomic stretch GGCCACCAGCACGCCGTCGGCAAAACGCAGTGCCAGGATCGTGGTAGCGACGGGAATTCGCACCGGGCTTCCCGACGCTAAGTCAGCGCGCGGAAGCAGTCCGGGGTCGATACGACGAACGAGATCCGCAAACGAGGGATTCGCATCGAACGAGAATGCCGCGCGCGACCAGTTCGGGGGGAACTCCGAAGAACCGGTCACCGCCGTCCCTCCTCGCCCAGGGCGATCCCGGCCGCACTCGGGAATGTCAGACTCCGCATGATTTCCACCTCGGCTTGCATCAAACCGTCACCCGACAACGCATCGCGGCGCCGGCGAGAATCACATCTACGCTACTGGCCGCCTTTTTGGATATAGGACCGTACGAACTCCTCGGCGTTCTGCTCCAAGACGCCGTCGATCTCGTCCAGCAGATCGTCGATCTCTTCCTTGATTT from Actinomycetota bacterium encodes the following:
- a CDS encoding ubiquitin-like protein Pup, with the protein product MTKGGEHQQKRTDKQESEAPQADATSEVAERAEEIKEEIDDLLDEIDGVLEQNAEEFVRSYIQKGGQ